In Campylobacter mucosalis, a single window of DNA contains:
- the pyrH gene encoding UMP kinase, which produces MGKKRRILVKFSGEALAGESGFGIDNSILKFIAGEIKELVLNDIEVGIVIGGGNIIRGVSAAKDGIIKRTSGDHMGMLATVINSIAMREALERSGLEVRVQSAIKMEAICETFIVGRAQRHLEKGRVVIFAAGTGNPFFTTDTAATLRAIEIGSDMIIKATKVDGVYNKDPHKFEDAVLLKSLNYEMAMSDDIKVMDDTAIALAKDNKLPILVCNMFKAGNLLNIMNGDENALYSIVK; this is translated from the coding sequence ATGGGTAAGAAAAGAAGAATTTTAGTCAAATTTTCAGGAGAAGCACTAGCTGGAGAAAGTGGTTTTGGTATAGATAACTCTATTTTAAAATTTATAGCTGGTGAGATAAAAGAGCTTGTTTTAAATGATATTGAGGTTGGCATAGTTATTGGTGGTGGCAATATAATTCGTGGAGTAAGTGCCGCAAAAGACGGCATTATAAAACGCACGAGTGGCGATCATATGGGGATGTTAGCAACCGTTATAAACTCAATTGCAATGCGTGAAGCACTCGAAAGAAGCGGTCTTGAAGTTCGCGTTCAAAGTGCGATAAAAATGGAAGCTATCTGCGAAACATTTATAGTTGGACGTGCTCAACGCCACCTTGAAAAGGGACGCGTAGTGATATTTGCAGCAGGAACTGGCAATCCATTTTTCACAACGGACACAGCAGCTACTCTAAGAGCTATTGAGATTGGCTCTGATATGATAATAAAAGCCACAAAAGTTGACGGCGTTTATAACAAAGATCCGCACAAATTTGAAGATGCGGTACTTTTAAAATCACTAAACTACGAAATGGCGATGAGCGATGACATAAAAGTAATGGACGATACAGCTATCGCCCTTGCAAAGGATAACAAACTTCCTATTTTAGTATGCAATATGTTTAAAGCAGGAAATTTGCTAAACATTATGAACGGCGATGAAAACGCACTTTACTCTATCGTAAAATAA
- a CDS encoding FtsW/RodA/SpoVE family cell cycle protein, whose translation MISFDRRILTHFDFFQPFLIIPIIVFSYILVSEANSILANKQLVYFGVGFACFCTFFLLPIRRLEWLIPIFYWIGIVLLIIVDIFGVSKLGAQRWIEFPFVHFTLQPSEIMKPAFLLMLAHLVKKRPPEKNGYGLKEFCRLSFYILLPFFLILKEPDLGTALILLLVGYAVLFVIGVDKKIWISIFIAIGICTPILYENLHDYQKKRITDFLSEKPSYHVQQSIIAIGSGGLTGKPKDEATQTHFKFLPIATSDFIFAYNIERFGFYGAVGLIGFYALLIMHLLSLNYILKKDFFTQVVTTGIAVMIFIYVGVNISMTIGFAPVVGVPLPFFSYGGSSFVTFMILFGMLQNLLTFRFDTMNNFIKIKF comes from the coding sequence TTGATAAGTTTTGACAGGCGTATTTTAACACATTTTGACTTTTTTCAGCCTTTTTTGATTATTCCGATTATTGTTTTTTCATACATTTTAGTTTCAGAGGCAAATTCTATACTTGCAAATAAGCAACTTGTATATTTTGGCGTCGGTTTTGCGTGTTTTTGTACATTTTTTTTATTGCCGATTAGAAGGCTTGAGTGGCTTATACCTATTTTTTATTGGATCGGAATAGTTCTTTTAATAATAGTTGATATTTTTGGAGTAAGTAAACTTGGTGCTCAAAGATGGATAGAGTTTCCGTTTGTGCATTTTACGCTTCAGCCCTCAGAGATTATGAAGCCTGCGTTTTTGCTTATGCTTGCACATCTAGTAAAAAAGCGCCCACCGGAAAAAAATGGCTATGGATTAAAGGAATTTTGTAGACTTAGTTTTTACATACTTTTGCCATTTTTTCTTATCTTAAAAGAGCCGGATTTAGGCACTGCGCTTATACTTTTGCTCGTTGGTTATGCGGTTTTGTTTGTTATTGGGGTTGATAAGAAAATTTGGATTAGTATCTTTATAGCCATTGGTATTTGCACCCCCATTTTGTATGAAAATTTGCACGATTATCAAAAGAAGCGAATAACTGATTTTTTATCCGAAAAGCCAAGTTATCACGTTCAGCAAAGCATTATAGCTATTGGTAGCGGTGGGCTTACTGGTAAGCCAAAAGATGAAGCGACTCAGACACATTTTAAATTTTTACCCATTGCAACTAGCGATTTTATTTTTGCTTATAATATAGAAAGGTTTGGTTTTTATGGTGCGGTTGGGTTAATAGGCTTTTATGCCTTGCTTATAATGCACCTTTTAAGCCTTAACTACATCCTAAAAAAGGATTTTTTCACACAGGTTGTTACGACCGGGATTGCTGTGATGATTTTTATCTATGTTGGGGTAAATATCTCAATGACTATCGGTTTTGCGCCAGTTGTTGGTGTGCCATTGCCGTTTTTTAGCTATGGTGGTAGTAGCTTTGTGACATTTATGATACTTTTTGGAATGCTTCAAAATTTGCTTACATTTAGATTTGACACGATGAATAATTTTATAAAGATAAAATTTTAA
- the trmB gene encoding tRNA (guanosine(46)-N7)-methyltransferase TrmB codes for MPNFIAKNIKEIKYPLQSGDIKFLWQVQGRNEKLVFTQSKDDSFFITLKSKNDGNFVIKGDKLSKPSRITNLQKALYVFKELLCENIVSEAISNSDKNVAKSDKNVAQIDEILSLMPKFNKIFIEIGFGSGRHLLFQAQNNKDCLIIGIEVYKPSIEQVSKLAASKNLDNIRLINTDARLLLSLMPSNLIDKIFLHFPVPWDDSPHRRVVSLDFAKECQRVLKVGGTFELRSDSKMYTDFTSATFLELENAKISIQKNISLEISSKYEDRWKRQEKDIFDLFYTCEQKSSDLEELEPMCFNESYDMSKMALNFKNTTIKGDDFFVHFEELYQSEDKIIIRVAFGSFSKPEHTFIKFENNTCEYFIKMPILTKTNLKAHRKIKEHLSQCNR; via the coding sequence ATGCCAAATTTCATAGCAAAAAATATAAAAGAGATAAAATATCCACTACAAAGTGGCGATATAAAATTTCTATGGCAAGTGCAAGGTAGAAACGAAAAGCTGGTATTTACTCAAAGCAAAGATGATAGCTTTTTTATCACACTAAAATCAAAAAATGATGGAAATTTTGTCATAAAAGGCGATAAGTTAAGCAAACCATCTCGCATCACTAATTTACAAAAAGCTCTATATGTTTTTAAAGAGCTACTTTGCGAAAATATCGTAAGCGAAGCCATATCAAATAGTGATAAAAATGTAGCAAAAAGTGATAAAAACGTAGCTCAAATAGATGAAATTTTATCGCTTATGCCAAAATTCAATAAAATTTTCATAGAGATAGGCTTTGGCTCTGGCAGACACCTGCTATTTCAAGCACAAAATAACAAAGATTGTTTGATTATAGGCATTGAAGTTTACAAACCAAGCATAGAGCAAGTAAGCAAGCTAGCCGCGAGTAAAAACCTAGATAACATAAGACTTATAAACACTGACGCTAGGCTTTTGTTATCGTTAATGCCATCAAATTTGATTGATAAAATTTTCCTTCACTTTCCGGTGCCGTGGGACGATTCGCCACATAGGAGGGTCGTTTCACTGGATTTTGCCAAAGAGTGCCAAAGAGTGCTAAAAGTCGGCGGAACTTTTGAGCTTAGAAGCGATAGCAAAATGTATACAGACTTCACATCTGCAACGTTTTTAGAGTTAGAAAATGCAAAAATAAGTATACAAAAAAACATATCACTAGAAATTTCAAGCAAATATGAAGATCGCTGGAAACGCCAAGAAAAAGATATTTTTGACCTATTTTACACTTGTGAGCAAAAAAGTAGCGACCTAGAAGAATTAGAGCCTATGTGTTTTAATGAGAGTTATGATATGTCCAAAATGGCACTAAATTTTAAAAACACAACCATCAAAGGCGATGACTTTTTCGTTCATTTTGAGGAGCTATATCAAAGTGAAGATAAAATCATCATAAGAGTTGCATTTGGCTCATTTAGCAAACCAGAGCATACATTTATCAAATTTGAAAATAATACGTGCGAATACTTCATAAAAATGCCAATTCTAACAAAAACAAACCTAAAAGCACACAGGAAAATAAAGGAGCACCTTAGCCAATGCAACCGATAG
- a CDS encoding fibronectin type III domain-containing protein → MPQQRSYPRGVSNVTASKNAPKKIVLTWDSVMFDDFSHYKIYRTSSKILPYRNIAKTDKNVFEDLVNKNGEQMYYKITVVDKDGLESLKPNEPTIGSTLSSPEAPVLSQARFDGSSVYLSWNATNRAVSYTILRSGGESKKTINGINDTSYIDSSIKIGEKYSYKVVGVDEYGISSEHSNEVDVSTK, encoded by the coding sequence ATGCCACAACAAAGGAGTTACCCTAGGGGCGTAAGCAACGTTACGGCTAGTAAAAATGCGCCTAAAAAGATAGTTCTTACGTGGGATAGTGTGATGTTTGATGACTTTTCACACTATAAAATTTATAGAACTTCAAGCAAAATTTTACCATACAGAAACATCGCAAAAACCGATAAAAACGTATTTGAAGATCTAGTAAATAAAAACGGCGAACAGATGTATTATAAAATCACCGTCGTTGATAAAGATGGTCTTGAGAGCCTAAAACCAAATGAACCTACAATCGGCTCGACGCTTAGTAGTCCAGAAGCACCGGTGCTATCACAGGCTAGATTTGATGGCTCTAGCGTGTATTTAAGCTGGAATGCAACAAACAGAGCCGTATCCTACACCATTTTAAGAAGCGGTGGAGAGAGCAAAAAGACGATAAACGGCATAAATGACACTAGCTACATAGATAGTAGTATAAAAATTGGCGAAAAATACAGCTATAAAGTTGTCGGAGTCGATGAATACGGCATTAGCTCAGAACACTCAAACGAAGTAGATGTAAGCACAAAATAA
- a CDS encoding cell division ATP-binding protein FtsE produces MQPIVSARNLLLSYEHDEIIIKGANLDINTNDFVFITGKSGSGKSTILKSFYGDIVPRAGVLNVCLTSLVGISDANLNKLRQRIGIIFQNYRLINEWSVEKNVMLPLIIKGISQSVCKTQVAKLLKHVNMLHKADKYPLELSGGEQQRVAMARALAHNPNLLLCDEPTGNLDEYSSDVIWSLLRSAKEYLGTTVVVVTHHVPSTLRIPYRHFVIENGDVNEIA; encoded by the coding sequence ATGCAACCGATAGTTAGTGCAAGAAATCTTTTGCTATCATATGAACATGACGAGATAATCATAAAAGGTGCAAATTTAGACATCAACACAAACGATTTTGTATTTATCACAGGCAAAAGCGGAAGTGGCAAATCAACAATACTAAAGTCATTTTATGGCGACATTGTCCCACGAGCTGGGGTGCTAAATGTCTGTTTGACATCGCTAGTTGGCATAAGTGATGCAAATTTAAATAAATTAAGGCAACGCATAGGTATAATTTTTCAAAACTATCGCTTGATAAACGAGTGGAGCGTTGAAAAAAACGTTATGCTTCCGCTTATAATTAAAGGAATTAGTCAAAGCGTATGCAAAACACAAGTAGCAAAGCTTTTAAAACACGTAAATATGTTACACAAAGCCGACAAATACCCGCTTGAACTAAGCGGTGGGGAACAGCAAAGGGTAGCTATGGCAAGGGCATTAGCTCACAATCCAAATTTACTCTTATGCGACGAGCCAACTGGAAACTTAGATGAATACTCAAGCGATGTCATATGGTCGCTTTTACGCTCAGCAAAAGAGTATCTTGGAACAACAGTTGTTGTGGTCACTCACCACGTCCCAAGCACTCTACGCATACCTTATCGCCACTTTGTGATAGAAAATGGAGATGTAAATGAGATCGCTTAA
- a CDS encoding murein hydrolase activator EnvC family protein, with protein sequence MKFIFIFLLFVSSLFASTDTRTKIKDSKNTLRSSEAMSEQLNKKLEDLANDILNGDKILKNLNKDIDVLKEQIKNLESNATAENKELEELSNQNKELINTQKEIEQNIVRIIAEDFSMDLLMEGNGVSESEESIIATQILNKLNNVLKDDFKNMAKEYESTLNLIRDKSNKIDKIQTSIKTHKKKQGELLSLQEKQKATLKNLKRDKEIYTKKLDKLQTQQDEIRKTLQELAIIAKKEDDEAKRQEEIKKQAKENTKTSDDVRQIGSGYTASAVKKYRGAKTISPLDEYVIKQKFGNYVDPIYNIKIFNESIVLRSTTPDAKVKSVLNGKVVFAKQTPLLERVIIIEHDDGIHTIYAHLSQIAPTIKVGSKVQKGSVIGRVRDDLTFEVTQKNYHIDPLELIGAK encoded by the coding sequence TTGAAATTTATATTTATTTTCTTACTCTTTGTATCTAGTTTGTTTGCCTCAACCGATACACGAACAAAGATAAAAGACTCTAAAAACACTCTACGCTCCAGTGAAGCGATGAGTGAACAGCTAAATAAAAAACTAGAAGATTTAGCAAATGACATTCTAAATGGCGATAAAATTTTAAAAAATTTAAACAAAGATATTGATGTATTAAAAGAGCAGATAAAAAATTTAGAAAGTAACGCAACAGCAGAAAACAAAGAGCTTGAAGAGTTATCAAACCAAAACAAAGAGCTTATAAACACACAAAAAGAGATCGAACAAAATATAGTCCGAATAATCGCTGAAGACTTCTCAATGGATCTTTTAATGGAAGGCAATGGTGTCAGCGAGAGCGAAGAGAGTATCATCGCTACACAAATTTTAAATAAGCTAAATAATGTCTTAAAAGATGACTTTAAGAATATGGCAAAAGAGTATGAAAGCACTCTAAATTTAATAAGAGATAAATCAAACAAAATAGATAAAATTCAAACCAGTATAAAAACGCACAAAAAAAAGCAAGGAGAGCTATTATCGTTACAAGAAAAGCAAAAGGCAACGCTTAAAAATTTAAAAAGAGATAAAGAAATTTACACCAAAAAACTAGATAAACTACAAACTCAACAAGATGAAATACGAAAAACCTTGCAAGAGTTAGCCATAATCGCCAAAAAAGAAGATGATGAAGCAAAAAGACAAGAAGAGATAAAAAAACAAGCTAAAGAAAATACAAAAACCAGCGATGATGTAAGGCAAATAGGTTCTGGCTACACCGCAAGTGCTGTTAAAAAATATCGTGGAGCAAAAACCATATCGCCACTTGATGAGTATGTAATAAAACAAAAATTTGGAAACTACGTTGATCCGATCTATAATATTAAAATTTTTAACGAATCTATTGTTTTACGCTCTACAACTCCTGACGCAAAGGTAAAAAGTGTCTTAAACGGCAAGGTTGTGTTCGCCAAGCAAACTCCGCTACTTGAGCGAGTTATTATCATTGAACACGACGATGGTATACACACTATCTATGCTCATTTAAGCCAAATAGCTCCGACCATTAAAGTTGGTTCTAAAGTGCAAAAAGGCTCCGTCATCGGCAGAGTGCGAGATGACCTAACTTTTGAAGTTACACAAAAAAATTACCACATAGATCCACTCGAACTAATCGGAGCAAAATAA
- a CDS encoding RICIN domain-containing protein: MSKLRIVILLLISVLFISCSTKSNNYKAPRVDNNVLLTSPSNELSLAPSKSLGDASVPLAIINPRGSALTVWALAEGNWIWGYTLDKSRDFGGTRLWQVINLGGDIALIRNVRTGNCLHDEGRGVTHRACNRNNKNQQWELLGMDNGAVMIVSVASKNCLRTEYGDIVQVDSTFSITMERCTLDPNLDQQWIFIPAPIEASPLLGDK, from the coding sequence ATGTCAAAACTACGCATAGTAATTCTGCTTTTAATTTCAGTTTTATTTATATCTTGTTCTACTAAGTCAAACAACTATAAAGCACCAAGAGTAGATAATAACGTGTTGCTAACGTCGCCATCTAACGAGCTTAGCCTCGCACCAAGCAAAAGTCTAGGCGATGCCTCAGTGCCACTAGCTATCATAAATCCAAGAGGCTCAGCCCTGACCGTATGGGCACTAGCTGAGGGTAACTGGATATGGGGCTATACCTTAGACAAATCAAGGGATTTTGGCGGGACTAGGTTGTGGCAGGTGATAAATTTAGGAGGAGATATAGCGCTTATTAGAAATGTTAGAACCGGCAATTGCTTGCACGATGAAGGTCGTGGCGTGACACACAGAGCTTGTAATAGAAACAACAAAAACCAGCAATGGGAGCTTCTTGGTATGGATAATGGCGCCGTTATGATTGTATCTGTTGCGTCAAAAAACTGCCTAAGAACAGAGTATGGGGACATAGTTCAGGTTGATAGTACATTTAGCATTACAATGGAAAGATGTACCTTAGATCCAAATTTAGATCAGCAGTGGATATTTATACCAGCGCCGATCGAAGCTTCGCCACTTTTAGGAGATAAATAA
- a CDS encoding fibronectin type III domain-containing protein encodes MKKQNLAILTAFLVIFLAGCASSTPTNQSASLPTINNIKTITDTTEVAFEWQPTNEEKVKGYILYRKNPNDGKFVAVANVKDRFATHYVDTGLAPETTYTYQIRSYSDEAISLEGNSVSATTRPLINSVAFIQAIAGLPNRVKLIWRPHTDASVVSYVIKRANADSENFSQIAEVKGRLNAEYIDSDVKPNKNYKYILYVKNQKGTLSKPSQVVNATTKELP; translated from the coding sequence ATGAAAAAACAAAACCTAGCTATCTTAACAGCATTTTTAGTGATCTTTCTAGCTGGTTGTGCATCTAGCACTCCAACCAATCAAAGTGCCTCTTTACCGACAATAAACAACATAAAAACCATAACAGACACGACAGAAGTTGCATTTGAGTGGCAACCAACAAACGAAGAAAAAGTAAAAGGCTACATACTATACCGCAAAAACCCGAATGACGGCAAATTTGTAGCCGTAGCAAATGTCAAAGATCGCTTTGCAACACACTATGTGGATACAGGCCTAGCCCCTGAAACGACATACACTTACCAAATAAGAAGCTACTCAGATGAGGCTATATCTTTAGAGGGAAATAGTGTTAGTGCAACGACTAGACCACTTATAAATTCTGTTGCATTTATCCAAGCAATCGCAGGTTTGCCAAATAGAGTAAAGTTGATTTGGAGACCTCACACAGACGCTAGTGTAGTTAGCTACGTTATAAAACGTGCAAACGCGGATTCTGAAAATTTTAGTCAAATTGCCGAGGTAAAAGGCAGACTAAACGCCGAATATATCGATTCTGACGTAAAACCAAATAAAAACTACAAATACATACTCTACGTAAAAAATCAAAAAGGCACACTATCAAAACCAAGCCAAGTAGTAAATGCCACAACAAAGGAGTTACCCTAG
- a CDS encoding cell division protein FtsX, giving the protein MRSLKDNIGFILALIAILASVEFSFLSDKIVKNYEQLMANDYNIIIVSNKELLDTTLKPIIPTFASLEILGPQKILERLSNDVSAKNLSILQNALPKFYSLRLNAFPSSDYMNQIRAKILKLDGVSKVETFSKTHDKVYKILNITRSVSYVFMGLIALIGTLLMSRQISLWIYKHKERIEIMSLFGAPFMLKSAVLYKSAILDSILSTAIIVCLFKAMPSIQGIQNLLSQVDLIMPQIELKDMFILFGIALTLGVFVVSIVMARAK; this is encoded by the coding sequence ATGAGATCGCTTAAGGATAATATCGGCTTTATCTTAGCCCTAATCGCCATTTTAGCAAGTGTTGAGTTTAGCTTTTTATCTGATAAAATAGTTAAAAATTACGAACAACTTATGGCAAATGACTACAACATCATAATCGTTTCAAACAAAGAGCTTTTAGATACAACGCTAAAGCCGATAATACCGACATTTGCCTCACTTGAAATTTTGGGTCCACAAAAAATTTTAGAGCGTCTATCAAATGATGTTTCAGCCAAAAATTTATCCATTTTACAAAACGCCCTACCAAAATTCTACTCGCTAAGGCTAAATGCCTTTCCTAGTAGCGACTATATGAATCAAATCAGAGCAAAAATCCTAAAACTAGACGGCGTAAGCAAAGTTGAAACGTTCTCAAAAACGCACGATAAGGTGTATAAAATTTTAAACATCACAAGATCTGTTTCATACGTATTTATGGGATTAATCGCACTCATAGGCACTCTTTTGATGTCAAGACAGATAAGCCTATGGATATACAAACACAAAGAGCGTATCGAGATAATGAGCCTATTTGGGGCACCATTTATGCTAAAAAGTGCCGTGCTTTACAAAAGTGCTATTTTAGACTCAATCCTATCAACCGCTATCATAGTTTGCCTATTTAAAGCTATGCCAAGCATTCAAGGGATACAAAATTTACTATCACAAGTTGATCTTATAATGCCGCAAATTGAACTAAAAGATATGTTTATACTATTTGGCATAGCACTTACGCTTGGCGTATTCGTCGTTAGTATCGTTATGGCAAGGGCAAAATAA
- a CDS encoding DNA-directed RNA polymerase subunit omega translates to MRTEQITAKALKQVGDDRYKLSLIVAKRAEALANGAEVLLNIDTTKMKFADIALLEVAEGKIGFEAFVEEK, encoded by the coding sequence ATGAGAACAGAACAAATAACCGCAAAAGCTTTAAAACAAGTAGGCGATGATAGATATAAACTATCTTTAATAGTAGCAAAACGTGCAGAAGCCCTGGCAAATGGTGCTGAAGTTTTACTAAACATCGATACAACCAAGATGAAATTTGCTGATATTGCCCTACTTGAAGTAGCTGAAGGCAAAATAGGCTTTGAGGCTTTTGTTGAAGAAAAATAG
- a CDS encoding RluA family pseudouridine synthase: protein MVEFIANSNDRLDVVVSNELKISRNQALNLIKDCLVNVNHKPALKPSLKLNLDDKVKVNFAQPKPQINQFEVNFDIPIIYEDEDILVLNKPPNVVVHGASSLKEASLVEWLNEKKFMLSNLNGAVRAGIVHRLDRGTSGAIVVAKTNYAHTKLSEQLSDKSMGRIYLALTDLALKQECIIDRPIGRNPSNRLKNAIVSNGRSAKSAFANLIQNDNANLIAAKLFTGRTHQIRVHLLSINRHILGDNLYGFKSEKDKIPRVMLHAYMLYFTHPRTGEKVEFIAQPYDDFMSIILKNNTMENFNEKTKPSYLNSIFSDLSSWLCI, encoded by the coding sequence TTGGTTGAATTTATAGCAAATTCTAACGATAGATTAGATGTTGTAGTATCAAACGAGCTTAAAATTTCAAGAAATCAAGCCCTAAATCTCATAAAAGATTGCTTGGTTAATGTAAATCATAAACCCGCATTAAAGCCATCTTTAAAGCTAAATTTAGACGATAAAGTCAAAGTAAATTTTGCCCAGCCAAAACCACAAATTAATCAATTTGAAGTTAATTTTGACATACCAATAATCTATGAAGATGAGGATATTTTGGTATTAAACAAACCACCAAACGTCGTAGTTCACGGCGCAAGTAGTCTAAAGGAAGCTAGTTTGGTAGAGTGGCTAAATGAAAAGAAATTTATGCTCTCAAATTTAAATGGCGCTGTTCGTGCTGGTATAGTGCATAGGCTAGATAGAGGAACTAGCGGTGCTATCGTGGTTGCAAAGACAAATTACGCACACACAAAACTAAGCGAACAGCTAAGCGATAAGAGTATGGGGCGTATATATTTAGCACTCACTGATTTGGCGTTAAAACAAGAGTGTATAATCGATCGTCCAATCGGCAGAAATCCATCAAATCGCCTAAAAAATGCCATTGTATCAAACGGCAGAAGTGCAAAAAGTGCATTTGCAAATTTAATACAAAACGATAATGCAAACTTAATAGCCGCAAAACTTTTTACGGGCAGAACTCATCAGATCAGAGTTCATCTTTTAAGCATAAATCGCCATATTTTAGGGGATAATTTATACGGATTTAAGAGCGAAAAAGATAAAATACCAAGAGTTATGTTGCACGCTTATATGCTCTATTTTACGCATCCTAGGACAGGCGAAAAAGTTGAGTTTATCGCACAGCCATACGATGACTTTATGTCTATAATACTCAAAAACAACACTATGGAGAATTTTAATGAAAAAACAAAACCTAGCTATCTTAACAGCATTTTTAGTGATCTTTCTAGCTGGTTGTGCATCTAG